From one Paramormyrops kingsleyae isolate MSU_618 chromosome 1, PKINGS_0.4, whole genome shotgun sequence genomic stretch:
- the vgll3 gene encoding transcription cofactor vestigial-like protein 3 isoform X1, translated as MSCLDVMYHQSYGAHQYLPATSAAYKAAYYRRQQKQLKQQKKLCFYRKMQDSLEVTAEGKEQKEERGGERAGGEGEPAKEGPPAEAEYLSSRCVLFTYFHGDISDVVDEHFSRALSQFSAFTEDKKGSQTTLAGRWKDGPSLPAGPCTGFPSSLWSSSYPPQSSPCVPSIHPDFPPGTAFHSGDPSTWAGHSLHQPGLSASATLSESWHYALGGQGGTGYPHVHEVYPHVHAHHTHPHAHHMLHHPHNPALDPRFNPLLLTSVRPACSSAPHCEGTKTVPETGSGPVHSWPSSFHGSLDIIDSVVDPEKGKPSVWF; from the exons ATGAGTTGCCTGGATGTTATGTATCATCAGTCTTATGGAGCCCATCAGTACTTGCCGGCGACATCGGCGGCTTACAAGGCTGCGTATTACCGTCGCCAGCAGAAACAGCTAAAACAGCAG AAGAAACTCTGCTTCTACAGAAAGATGCAGGACTCTCTGGAAGTAACAGCGGAGGGAAAAGAGCAGAAAGAGGAGCGTGGCGGGGAGAGGGCGGGTGGAGAAGGGGAGCCGGCAAAGGAGGGTCCACCCGCTGAGGCTGAGTACCTGAGCTCCAGGTGCGTCCTCTTCACCTATTTCCACGGAGACATCAGCGATGTGGTGGATGAGCATTTCTCCCGTGCTCTGAGCCAGTTCAGCGCCTTTACTGAGGACAAGAAGGGCAGTCAGACCACTTTAGCGGGACGCTGGAAAG ATGGACCATCTCTCCCTGCAGGTCCCTGCACCGGATTCCCGTCGTCCCTGTGGAGCAGCAGTTACCCCCCACAGAGCAGTCCCTGTgtcccctccatccatcccGATTTCCCCCcaggcaccgctttccattctGGGGACCCCAGCACATGGGCTGGGCACAGTCTCCACCAGCCTGGCCTGTCTGCTTCAGCCACCCTGTCAGAGTCTTGGCACTATGCCCTGGGGGGCCAGGGAGGCACGGGTTACCCCCACGTGCACGAGGTGTACCCCCATGTTCATGCCCATCACACGCATCCACACGCCCATCACATGCTCCACCATCCCCACAACCCTGCCCTGGACCCCCGTTTCAACCCGCTGCTGCTCACCAGCGTGCGTCCAGCCTGCAGCTCTGCCCCGCACTGTGAGGGGACCAAGACTGTCCCAGAGACAGGCAGCGGTCCGGTACACAGCTGGCCCAGTTCATTCCATGGGTCTCTGGACATCATTGATTCAG TCGTGGATCCGGAGAAAGGAAAGCCTTCTGTTTGGTTCTGA
- the vgll3 gene encoding transcription cofactor vestigial-like protein 3 isoform X2, whose amino-acid sequence MQDSLEVTAEGKEQKEERGGERAGGEGEPAKEGPPAEAEYLSSRCVLFTYFHGDISDVVDEHFSRALSQFSAFTEDKKGSQTTLAGRWKDGPSLPAGPCTGFPSSLWSSSYPPQSSPCVPSIHPDFPPGTAFHSGDPSTWAGHSLHQPGLSASATLSESWHYALGGQGGTGYPHVHEVYPHVHAHHTHPHAHHMLHHPHNPALDPRFNPLLLTSVRPACSSAPHCEGTKTVPETGSGPVHSWPSSFHGSLDIIDSVVDPEKGKPSVWF is encoded by the exons ATGCAGGACTCTCTGGAAGTAACAGCGGAGGGAAAAGAGCAGAAAGAGGAGCGTGGCGGGGAGAGGGCGGGTGGAGAAGGGGAGCCGGCAAAGGAGGGTCCACCCGCTGAGGCTGAGTACCTGAGCTCCAGGTGCGTCCTCTTCACCTATTTCCACGGAGACATCAGCGATGTGGTGGATGAGCATTTCTCCCGTGCTCTGAGCCAGTTCAGCGCCTTTACTGAGGACAAGAAGGGCAGTCAGACCACTTTAGCGGGACGCTGGAAAG ATGGACCATCTCTCCCTGCAGGTCCCTGCACCGGATTCCCGTCGTCCCTGTGGAGCAGCAGTTACCCCCCACAGAGCAGTCCCTGTgtcccctccatccatcccGATTTCCCCCcaggcaccgctttccattctGGGGACCCCAGCACATGGGCTGGGCACAGTCTCCACCAGCCTGGCCTGTCTGCTTCAGCCACCCTGTCAGAGTCTTGGCACTATGCCCTGGGGGGCCAGGGAGGCACGGGTTACCCCCACGTGCACGAGGTGTACCCCCATGTTCATGCCCATCACACGCATCCACACGCCCATCACATGCTCCACCATCCCCACAACCCTGCCCTGGACCCCCGTTTCAACCCGCTGCTGCTCACCAGCGTGCGTCCAGCCTGCAGCTCTGCCCCGCACTGTGAGGGGACCAAGACTGTCCCAGAGACAGGCAGCGGTCCGGTACACAGCTGGCCCAGTTCATTCCATGGGTCTCTGGACATCATTGATTCAG TCGTGGATCCGGAGAAAGGAAAGCCTTCTGTTTGGTTCTGA